Below is a window of Jiangella alba DNA.
GCGACTGCTGCGCGGCCGCCTTGCGACGCGTGCGCAGCTCGGACGCGGCGGCGTCGAGCCAGTCGTCGACGTCGTCCATGACGTAGCCCTCGCGCATGCGGACGACCTTGAACTCCTCGGCCTCGATCTGTTCCGGCGTCACGCTGCGCCCCGCGGGCCGGCCATCGAGCGCGTCGATCACCAGATCGACGAAGTCGTCGACGACGTCAAGGTCATAGCCCTCACGCATACGAGTGGTACGGAACTCAGGCTCGCGACTGACGGCCACCAGGTGTCACTCTCCTCCCGAACACAGAACGGCCGGCTTCGGGCGATTCCGCGGGCGGCGAGTCCAGCCAGCTCACCACTCGCGAAGCCGATATCCCCCGAGACCGGCCGAGCAAAGCGCAATGCATACTAATCACCAACGGTAGCCAACTGACCACATGCCCCGTCGATGTCGCTCCCCCGGGTGTCCCTGATGGTCACCGGAACACCCCGTTCCTCCAGCGCGGCGACGAACGCCGCCTCGTCCTCCGGCTTCGACGCGGTCCACTTCGAGCCGGGGGTCGGGTTCAGCGGGATGGGGTTGACGTGCACCCAGCCGCGGCCGCGCTCGTTCAGCAGCTTCCCGAGCAGGTCACCGCGCCACGCGTGATCGTTGATCTCGCGGATCAACGCGTACTCGATGGACACCCGCCGCCCGGTCTTCTCGAAGTAGGCGCGCGCGGCGTCGAGCGCCTCGCCGACCTTCCAGCGCGTGTTCACCGGCACCAGCTCGTCGCGCAACTCGTCGTCGGGCGCGTGCAGCGACAGCGCCAGCCGGACGCCGAGGTTCTCGGCGGCCAGCTTGTCGATGGCCGGCACCAGCCCGACGGTCGACACCGTCACCCCGCGCCGGCCGATGCCCAGCCCCGACGGCGCGGGGTCGGTCATGCGGCGCACGGCGGTGACGACGGCCTTGTAGTTGGCCAGCGGCTCGCCCATGCCCATGAAGACGACGTTGGTGACCCGTCCGGTTCCCCCGGCGATCTCTCCGTCGGCCAGCATGCGTTCGGCTGCCACGACCTGTTCGACGATCTCGGCCGCCGACATGTTCCGGGTCAGCCCCTGCTGTCCGGTGGCGCAGAACGGGCAGCTCATGCCGCAGCCGGCCTGGCTCGACACGCACAGCGTCACCCGCGGCCGGTCGCCCTGGTAGCGCATGAGCACGCTCTCGACGAGCGCGCCGTCGAAGAGCCGCCACAGCGTCTTGCGGGTGGTGCCGCCGTCGGTCTCGAGGTGTTTGACCGCCGTCGTGAGCGTGGGCAGCATCGACGCCGCCAGCGTGTCGCGCACGGCCGCCGGGACGTCCGTCATCTGCGCGGGGTCGTTGACGTGGCGGGCGAAATAGTGCCGCGAGAGCTGGTCGGCGCGGAAGGGCTGCTCGCCCAGTTCGGCCACTGCCTGGCGGCGGGCATCGACGTCGAGGTCGGCGAGATGGCGGGGCGGCTTGCCACGCCGGGCGGGAACGAGCGTGAGCTCACCGGGTCTGGGCATGATGGCGACCATTGTCCCACGTTCGGTGCGCTGATGACGTATGTCGAGGTCGAGGGGGCCGATCGGCCGGTGGCGCCACCGGCCGATCGGCGATGCACGTCGCCGCACCGAGCGGGCAGACTGCCACCATGCCTCCGTACCTCGCACTCTCGGCCCTGTGACCGGCCCTACGCTTGCCATGCCGTCGTCCCGGCAACGGCGAACACCGTCGCCGAGCTCGCACTGGGAATCGCCGACAACCAGGGTCTGACTCAGGTGTGCGAGGCCCTGGGCACGGGTCGTCCGCCCGTCGTGGTGTTCCCTCGCGTCAACGCCGCCCCATGCCAGGCATCCAGCAGCGATCGAGACCGCTGTCACGCCGTGACGACGTACTCCAGCACCAGCCACACCAGCGGCGCCGTCGGCAGCAGGGAGTCGAGGCGGTCCATCAGGCCGCCGTGGCCGGGCAGCAGCTGGCTCATGTCCTTGATGCCGAGGTCGCGCTTGATCAGCGACTCTCCCAGATCGCCCAGCGTGGCCCCGACGACGCCGGTGACGCCGAGGACGACGCCGGTCCACCAGGGCGCGTCGAACGCGTACACCGCCACCGGGACGGCCACGCCGACGCCGAGCAGCAGCGAGCCGCCGAACCCCTCCCACGACTTCTTGGGGCTGACGCTCGGCGCCATCGGGTGCCGTCCGGCCAGCACCCCGGCCAGCAGGCCGCCGGTGTCGGACGCCACCACGACGACCAGCAGCGCGAACACCCACCAGGCGCCGTCGTCGGGACGCAGCATGAGCATCGCGAACCCGGCCAGGAACGGCACGTAGACGCTGGTGAAGATGCCCGCCGACACGTCGCGCAGGTAGCCGGGACGAGGATCGCCCAGCCGCCACGCACACACCGCGGCCACCGTCAGCCCGAGGCCCACCAGCAGCGGCGAGCCGCCGCCGAGGTAGGCGCCGACCAGCATGAGCACCGTGCCCAGCACCACCGGGACGACCGGGACCTGGATGGCCCGCCCGCCCAGCGCCGTCGCCAGCTCCCAGACCGCCACCACCATGACGATGACGACGAAGCCCGCGAACGCCTGCTCCAGCAGGAACAGCGTGCTGAGCACGACGGCGCCCAGGCCGAGCCCGACCAGTGTCGCGGCCCGTAGGTCGCGCCCGGCCCGCCCGTGCCGGCGTGACCTGTTGCCCGGCGCTTCGTCCGTCATCACCACGTGTGTACTCGCCGGCACCTCAGACCTCGAGGAGCTCGGCTTCCTTGTGCTTGAGCAGGTCGTCGATCTGCTCGACGTAGGTCTTGGTCACCGTCTCCAGCTGCTTCTCCGCGCGCGCGACGTCGTCCTCGCCGGCCTCGCCGTCGCGGGCCAGCTTGTCGAGCGTCTCCTTGGCGTGCCGGCGCACGCTGCGGATGGACACCCGGGCGCCCTCGGCCTTCTCGCGGGCCAGCTTGATGTACTCGCGGCGCCGCTCCTCGGTGAGGGCGGGCAGCACGACACGCAAGATGTTGCCGTCGTTGGTGGGGTTGACGCCGAGGTCGGAGTCGCGGATGGCCCGCTCGATGGCCCCGAGCGAGCCCTTGTCGTAGGGCTGCACGGTGATCATGCGGGCGTCGGCCACGTGGAACGACGCGAGCTGGCTGACCGGGGTCGGCGCACCGTAGTAGTCGACCACGATCTTGTTGAACAGCGACGGATGAGCCCGGCCGGTGCGGATGGTGGCGAAATCATCCTTGCCGACGACTACGGCCTTCTCCATCTTCTCCTCGGCCTCGAGGAGGGTCTCGTCGATCACCACTACTCCTTCGCTTGCTGTGTGGCGACGATCCTAGAGGACCGCCCGGGCGCTGCCGCCTCGTTCAGGCCTCGACGACCGTCTCGATGTTCGAGGCGACCAAGGTACCGATGCGCTCGCCCCGGATGGCACGCGCGATGCCGTTCGGCTCGCCGAGCCCGAACACGACGATGGGCAGCTGGTTGTCCATGCACAGGCTGAAGGCGGCCGGGTCGGCGACGTTGAGCCGCTGGCGCAGGACGTCGGCGTAGGTGATGGTGCGGTACTTGCGGGCCGACGGGTCCTTGCGGGGGTCGGCCTCGTAGACGCCGTCGACGCCGTTCTTGCCCATGAGCAGACGGTCGCAGCCGATCTCCAGCGCGCGCTGGGCCGCGACGGTGTCGGTGGTGAAGTACGGCATGCCGGCGCCGGCGCCGAAGATGACGACGCGGCCCTTCTCGAGGTGCCGGGCGGCGCGGCGCGGGATATACGGCTCGGCGACCTGCCCCATGGTGATGGCGGTCTGCACCCGGGTGTCGACGTCGAGGTGCTCGAGGAAGTCCTGCAGCGCCAGGCAGTTCATCACCGTGCCCAGCATGCCCATGTAGTCGCCGCGGGCGCGGTCCATGCCGTGGTGCTGCAGCTCCGCGCCGCGGAAGAAGTTGCCGCCGCCGACCACCACGGCGACCTGCACGCCGTCCTTGACGACGACCTCGGCGATCTGCCCGGCGATGCCCTTGACCACCTCGGGGTCGACGCCGACGGCGCCGCCGCCGAACACCTCGCCGGACAGCTTCAGCAGCACCCGGGTGGGCGTGGCCTCGGGGGGTGCCTCGGGCGCGGCCGAGGCCGGCACCGGTGCGGTTCCGTCTGTCTCCGTCACGGTGCCGGCCTCCTGTGCGTCGAGATGGGCGGGTCCTGGGCTCGCCTGGCCGTCAGGCCTCGAGGCGGACGATCCGCTGGACGGTGACGCCGGCCTCGGCCAGCACGGCGCCGACCGACTTCTTCGACTCCTTCACCGACGGCTGGTCGACCAGCACGGTCTCCTTGAAGAAGCCGTTGACCCGGCCCTCGATGATCTTCGGCAGCGCCTGCTCGGGCTTGCCCTCTTCGCGGGCGGTGGCCTCGGCGATGCGCCGCTCGTTCTCGACGACGTCGGCGGGGACCTCGTCGCGGGTGGCGTAGGTGGCCTTCAGCGCGACGACCTGCATGGCGGCGTCGCGGGCGGCCTGCTGGGCCGCGTCGGAGCCGTCGGAGGTGTACACGACGTACGAGCCCACCTGGTACGGCAGGTCGGCGGCGCGGCGGTGCAGGTAGGTGGCGTACTCGCCCTCGACGACCGCGACGGCGCCGATCTCGATCTTCTCGCCCATGACGACGGCGGCGGCGTCGACCGCCTCGCCGACCTTGCGGCCGTCGGCCAGCGGGGCGCCCAGCAGCGCGTCGACGTCGGCCGGCTTGGCCTGAGCCGCGGCCGCGACGATGTCGGCGGCCAGCTTCTGGAAGTCTTCGTTCTTCGCGACGAAGTCGGTCTCACAGGCCAGCACGATCATGGCCGGGCCCTCGGCGGCGACCAGGCCGTTGGCCGTGGTGCGCTCGGCGGCGCGCTTGGCGGCCTTGGCGGCGCCCTTGATGCGCAGCGCCTCGATGGCCTGGTCGAAGTCGCCATCGGCCGCTTCGAGCGCCTTCTTGGCGTCCATCATGCCCGCACCGGTGGCATCGCGCAGCCGCTTGACGTCGGCCGCAGTGACGTTCGGCATCCTCACACTTCTCTCTGAATCAGTTCGCTGGTGTGGTCTGGTGACGGCCCGGGCGGGCGTCCGCCCGGGCCGCGGTGATCGTCAGGCCTGCTGCGTGGCCGGCTCGTCGGCCTGGACCTCGGCAGCCGCGTCAGCGACCGGCTCGGCGGCCGGCTCGTCGGCGGCCGGCGCCTCGGCCGCGGGGGCCTCGACAGCGGGGGCCTCGGCAGCGGGCGCCTCGGCAGCGGGCGCCTCAGCCGCGGGGGCCTCGGCGGCCGCGTCGGCCTCGGGAGCCGGAGCCGCCTCGGCGGCCGGCGCCTCGGCGACGGGCTGCGACTGGAGCAGCTCCTTCTCCCACTCGGCCAGCGGCTCGTCGGACGCCAGCTCGGCGCCGTCGGCCGCCTCGCCCCGCTGACCCGAGCGGCCCAGCAGGCCGTCGGCGACGGAGTCGGCGACGACGCGGGTCAGCAGGCTGACCGCGCGGATGGCGTCGTCGTTGCCCGGGATCGGGAAGTCGACCTCGTCGGGGTCGCAGTTGGTGTCGAGGATGGCCACGATCGGGATGCCGAGCTTGCGCGCCTCGTCGACGGCCAGGTGCTCCTTCTTGGTGTCGACGATCCACACCGCGCTGGGCACCTTGGCCATGTTGCGCACGCCGCCCAGGGTGCGCTCGAGCTTGTCCTTCTCACGCTTGCGCATGAGAAGCTCCTTCTTCGTCAGACCCGAGCCGGCGACGTCGTCGAAGTCGAGCTCCTCGAGCTCCTTGAGCCGCTGCAGCCGCTTGTTGACGGTCTGGAAGTTGGTCAGCATGCCGCCCAGCCACCGCTCGGTGACGTAGGGCATGTTGACGCGGGTGGCCTGCTCGCGCACGGCCTCCTGGGCCTGCTTCTTCGTGCCGACGAAGAGCACCGTGCCGCCGTGGGCGACGGTCTCCTTGACGAACTCGTAGGCGCGGTCGATGTAGGACAGCGACTGCTGCAGGTCGATGATGTAGATGCCGTTGCGCTCGGTGAAGATGAACCGCTTCATCTTCGGGTTCCAACGGCGGGTCTGGTGCCCGAAGTGCACGCCGCTCTCGAGCAGCTGACGCATGGTGACGACGGCCATGGCCTCGTCCCCTCCTCTCGCACCGGTCGCTTGCGCCCGATGCGTCGTTCCGGTTCATCGCGACGGTGGTCGGCCGCCGCGCCTGGTGCCCACCGGCCTACCGCCACCCGCCGTCCGCTTCGTGATGCGCGGACGTCAGGACCGACGACGAAGACCGTGCTCAGGGCACGCGAATTTGACCCAGGGAAACTGGGCCGTTCACAAGTGTACGGGACGGCGGCACCGGACCTCCAATGACCGGGGCGAACTCGCCCGCCGCCCGACTTGTGCCCGGAATGAGCGGCATAACGGCCCTCACGCTCGCCTCACGCCTCGCCTCCGCGCTTATGCCCGGCTTCTCGTGCATAACGCGACCGACCTTGGTAGAGTGGCGTCCTGAGCACCGCTGAGCTCGGAATGCGAGGCATATCATGCCGACCCCACGTCGCCGTGAGTCCGATCGCGCCGCCGCCGCATCGTCCGTGGCCAGGGAGATCTACGAACGCCGCCTCGCCCTCGGCCTCACCCAGCAGGAGGTCGCCGACCTCGCCGGCCTCGCCCGATCCAGCCTGCAGTCGCTCGAGTCCGGCCGCGCGTCGAGCCGGCTCGGCTCGCTGCTCGCGGTGGCCGACGTCCTGGGCTGCACGATCGCCCTCATCCCCCGGTCCGAGACCATGGGTGGGCACGCGCTGTGAGGCCCACCGATCTCAGGTCCGTCGACGACGCCGTCGTCTACAAGGGCGGCCGGCAGGCGGGCACCCTGCGCCGCGACGGCACCGACGTCGTGTTCGGCTACCTCGACGACTACCTCGCCGACACCTCGGCCCCGCAGCTCGCGTGGACCATCCCCAAGGCCGCCACCGAGGTCCGTTCCAGCGCCGAGAGCGTCCCGCCGTTCTTCGCCGGGCTGCTGCCCGAGGGCGTGCGGCTCCGCGCGGTCGTCACGGGCACCCGCACCTCCGAGGACGATCATCTGACGCTCCTTCTCGCGGTGGGCGCCGACGCCGTGGGCGACGTCAGCGTCGTTCCGCCGGGCACGCCGTTCGGCGACTCCGCACCCGCGCTCGACCTGGACGCCGCCGGGGTGGCCGATCTGCGCGAGGTGTTCGACCGCATCGTCGGCGCCGACTCGCTCTCCTATGACCAAGCCGCCATCCCGGGCGTCCAGCCCAAGGTGTCGGCCGCGATGATCTCCTCCCCGCTGTGGACCACGAGCGGCCCGGCGATCCTCAAGCTCACCCCGGACCGCGACTACCCCAGGCTGGTCGAGAACGAGGACTTCTTCCTCCGCATGGCCCGCGCCTGCGAGCTGACGACCCCCGCGCATCGGCTGATCCACGACCGTCACGGCCGCTCCGGACTCGTGGTCCTCCGCTTCGACCGCGCGCTCGACGGCGGGACGGAACGGCGGCTCGCGCAGGAGGACGCGTGTCAGGTCATGGGGGTGTATCCGGCGAGCAAGTACCGGCTGCGCACCCAGGACGTCATCGCCGCCCTGGCCGGCCGGTGCGAGTCGGGCGGCGGTTCCCGGCAGGCCGCCACGGTCCGGCTCCTCCAGCTCGTCGCGTTCTCGTACCTCATCGGCAACGGCGACCTGCACGGCAAGAACTTCTCCATCCATCGCCCGCTCGACGGCCCGTGGGAGCCGACACCGGTCTACGACCTCGTGTCGACGCAGCCGTACCTGAGCTGGCGCGACCCGATGGCGCTCGACCTGTACGGCCGGGCCAACCGCCTGAACCACCGTCACCTCGTCGACGCCGGAGAGCGACTCGGCGTCACCGCGCGGGCGGTCTCTCGCATGCTCGCCCGGCTGACGGCCCGGGCGGCGGGCTGGCCCGTCCGGGTCGGCGAGATCGGCCTGGAGCCACGCGCCACGGAACTCCTGCACGACACCATCGTGCGAAGGATCGGCGAACTGACACCCGGCTGACCGCCCGCCGTTCACCGCGGGTTCACGGGCGTGCGGTTGGCTGCCGGACGTGCTGCCCGCCCATCCGTTCGGCCCACCGCTGGTCGCCACCCTCAGCGCCGACGGCGACCAGGTCACGTTGCAGTGGGTCGCCGCCGAGGACGACTGGGTGTCGCTGGGTGAGCACGTCGGCGCGTTCGACGTGCCCGGCGCCGACGCGCTGACCGGGGCCGAGCTGCTGGCCCGCTCCCCCGGCGTCACCGACTACCTGCTCGAGCACCTGACGGTCGCGCAGGACGGCGCCGCCTGTGCGGGCCGCGTCGACGCCGTCGACCCGCTGGGCGAGGGCGCGCGGCTGGTGTTCGACTGCGCCGCACCGGTCGCCGACGTGGAGCTGACGGTGTCGGCGCTGACCGACCTCAACGAGAGCTACCGGACCGTCGTCTCCACCGAGGGGTCGGACGCGCAGACGCTGTTCACCGCCGACGAGCCGACGCGGCCGTGGGACTTCGCCGCCGGTGACGGCACCTCCTCGGCGCTGCCGTTGCTGGTCGCGGCCGGGCTGTTGCTGCTGGTCGGCGCCGTCGCCGGGGTGTTCTGGTGGCGACGGACGGCCGCGAAGGCGCCGCAGCCGGCGCCGGCCGTCACCGGTCCGTGACGCCGTGCAGGTGGCAGGCCGCGGCCTGCTCCGGCCCGGTCGGCTGCAGGACGGGGTCGTGCTCCGGGCACGGCTCGAACGCCTTCGGGCAGCGGGTCCGGAACCGGCAGCCCGACGGCGGGTCGGCCGGGCTGGGCACGTCGCCGCGCAGCACGATGCGCTGCCGCGTCCGCTCGCGACCGGGCTCCGGCACCGGGACCGCCGACACCAGCGCCTCCGTGTACGGGTGCGCGGGCGCGGACGACACCGAGGCCCCGGCGCCGAGCTCGACCACGCGGCCCAGGTACATGACGGCGACGCGGTCGGCCACCTGCCGCACGGCCGCGAGGTCGTGCGAGACGAACAGGTAGGTCAGCCCGAACTCGCGCTGCAGCCGCACCAGCAGGTTCACCACCTGCGCCTGCACGGACACGTCGAGCGAGGCGATCGGCTCGTCGCACACGACGAACTCCGGCTCGCCGGCCAGCGCCCGGGCGATGCCGACCCGCTGCCGCTGGCCGCCGGAGAACTCGTGCGGGTAGCGGCTGCCGTGGTCCGGGTTCAGCCCGACGACCTCCATCAGCTCGCCGACGCGGGCCCGCCGCGCGGCCCGTCCCCGATGCAGCTGGTGGATGGCCAGCGGCTCGCCGATCGACTCGGCGACGGTGCGCCGGGGGTCCAGCGACGCGTACGGGTCCTGGAAGATCATCGCGGTGCGCCGGCGCAGCGCCCGCAGCTCGCGCCGTCCGGCCGCCGTCACGTCCAGGCCGTCGAACTCCACCGTCCCGTCAGACGGCTCGACCAGCCGCAGCAGGGCGTTGCCCAGCGTCGACTTGCCGCAGCCGGACTCGCCCACCAGCCCCAGCGTCTCGCCGCGCCGGACCTCGAGGTCGACGCCGTCGACGGCGCGCACCGGGCCGAAGTGCACCCGCAGGTCACTGGCCCGCACCAGCACGTCGCTCATCGCGCCACCTCCGCCGTGTAGAACGTGGCCGCACGGTGCTCGGCGGTGCTGCCGGGCACCGGCGCCAGCGGCGGCGGCTCGGTCGCGCACCGGGCGTCGGCGCGGACCGGGCAGCGCGGGTGGAAGGCGCAGCCCGGCGGCAGGGCGACCGGGTCGGGCGGCAGTCCGGGCATCGTCACCAGCTCGTCCCGCTCGCGCGCCGGACGCGGGTCGTCCACCACCGGCAGCGCGCCGAGCAGCCCGCGCGTGTACGGGTGCGCGGGCCGGCCGAACAGCTCGTCGACGGCGCCCTCCTCGACGCAGCGGCCGGCGTACATGACGACGACGTGGTCGGCGATGCCGGCGACGACGCCGAGGTCGTGGGTGATCCAGACGACGCCCATGCCGTGCTCGTCCTGCAGCCGCTCGATCAGCTCCAGGATCTGCGCCTGGACGGTGACGTCGAGCGCCGTCGTGGCCTCGTCGGCGATCAGCACCTTCGGGTTGCCGGCCAGCGCGATCGCGATCATCACCCGCTGGCGCATGCCGCCGGAGAGCTGGTGCGGGAACGCGCGCAGCCGGGCGGACGCGTCGGGGATGCCGACCTCGGTGAGCAGCTCCGCGGCGCGCGAGCGGACGCCGTCGTCGGAGACCTTCTCGTGCGCCCGCAGCGCCTCGCCGATCTGCCGCTCGAGCGTCAGCACCGGGTTCAGCGAGGTCATCGGGTCCTGGAAGACGACGCCGATGCCGGCGCCGCGGACCTTGCGCAGCTCCTCCTCGGAGCGGCCGATCAGCTCGTCGCCGTCGAAGATCGCGCTGCCGCGTACGTCGGCGGTGCCGGGCAGCAGGCCGAGCAGCGCCAGCGAGCTGACGCTCTTGCCCGACCCCGACTCCCCGACGACGGCGAGCGTGCGGCCCGGGTGCAGCTCGAACGAGAGGCCGTTGACGACGCGGGCCGGGCCGCGGCGGGTGCGGAACGCGACGTGCAGGTCGTCGACGGCGAGCAGCGGGGTCGTCATGCGCTCACCCCCGTGCCTGCCATGGCCTGACGTTGCCGCGGGTCCAGCACGTCGCGCAGCGCGTCGCCCAGCACGTTGAACGCGAGCACCGTCACGAAGATCGCCAGGCCCGGGAAGACCGCCATCCACCAGGCCTGTTCCACGAAACCGCGGCCCTCGGCCAGCATGCGGCCCCACGACGGGTCCGGCGGCTGGGTGCCGAGGCCGACGAAGCTCAGCGCCGCCTCGGAGAGGATCGCGAACGCCAGGCTGATCGACGTCTGGACGATGATCGGCGCCGTCACGTTCGGCAACACGTGCCGGCCGATGATGCGCAGGTCGCCGGCGCCGGCCGAGCGGGCCGCCTTCACGTAGACCTCCTCGCGGACGCTGAGCACGCTGGCCCGGGTGATGCGGGCGAAGATCGGGGTGTAGACGATGCCGATGGCGATCATCGCGTTCGTCGAGCCGGGCCCGAGAATCGCCAGCACCGCGATCGCCATCAGCATCGCCGGGAACGCGAACAGCACGTCCGACAGCCGCATCAGCACGTCGTCGACCCAGCGGCCGTAGTAACCGGCCAGCAGGCCGATCAGCACGCCCGCGACCAGCGAGATCCCGACGGCGACGGCGCCGACGCGCAGCGACACCTCAGCGCCCAGGATCACCCGCGACAGCACGTCGCGGCCCAGCTCGTCGGTGCCGAACCAATGGTCGCCGCTGGGGCCCTGCAGCCGGTTGCTGACGTCGGTCGCGGTGGCGCTGTACGGGGCCAGCTGCTCGCCGAGGAACGCCGTCACGATCAGGACGACCAGCACCGCGGCCGCCACGATCGCCGTCGGGCCGCGGAACAGCAGCTTGAGCGTCTCGGCGGCTCTCATCGCGCGCTCCTGTACGTGATGCGCGGGTCCAGCCGTGCGTATGCGAGGTCCACGACCAGGTTGACCAGCAGGAAGATGACGGCGAACAGCAGGACCGTGCCCTGCAGCACCGGGTAGTCGCGCGACTCGACCGCCTGGAAGGCCAGTTGCCCGAGCCCCGGCCAGGCGAACACGTACTCCACCACGACGACGCCGGACAGCAGGTACGCGAGCTGCACGCCGCCCACCGTCACCAGCGGGACCAGCGCGTTGCGCAGCACGTGCCACGTCAGCACGTCGCGGGCGCGCATGCCCTTCGCCCGGGCGGTCCGCACGTGGTCCTGGCCGAGCGACTCCAGGACCGACGAGCGGACGAACCGGGTGAGGATGGCGCCGCTGGACACGCCCGCCGCGATGGCCGGCAGGATCAGGTGCCGCGCCCACTCGACCGGGTCCTCGGTCAGCGGGACGTAGCCGGCCGACGGCAGCCAGCCCAGCGTCCCGGCGAAGACCAGGATGAGCAGGATGCCGAGCCAGAAGTCCGGCACGCTCAGCCCGGCCTGGCTGGACAGGCTGGCGAACCAGTCGACCGGCTTGCGCGGGTTGAGCGCCGAGAGCGTGCCGAGCGGGATCGCGATCAGCAGCGCCACGATGATCGCCGCGACGGCGAGGCTCAGCGTCGCCGGCAGGCGCTCCAGGATCAGCGACAGCACCGTCTCGCCGGTGCGGAAGCTGACCCCGAAGTCGCCGACGGCCGCGTTGCCGATCCACGTCACGAACTGCAGGGGCACCGGGTCGTCCAGGCCCGCACGCTCGCGCAGCGCCTCGTACGTCGCCGGGTCGGCCTGCTGGCCGAGCGCGGCGCGGATCGGGTCGCCCGGCACCAGCTGCATGATCGCGAAGACCAGCACGCTGACGCCGAGCAGCACCGCGACCGACTGAGCCAGCCGCCGCAGCGCGTACCTCGTCACTCCGGCAGCCTCACGGTCTCGAAGTTGATCGCCTTGTCCGCGCGGATCTCGTAGCCCTCCAACCCGGGCGCCCACGCCTGCACGACGTCGGGGTTGTACAGGTACAGGTAGCTGACGTCGTCGACGATCAGCTCGGCCGCCTGGTCGTAGAGCGTCTTGCGGGCGTCCTGGTCGGTCTCGGCCGCCGCCTGGTTCAGCAGGTCGTCGACCTCGGGGTTGCAGTAGCCCTGGAAGTTCGACGTGCCCTCACAGACGTGCTGGGCGTGGTAGAAGCCGAACGGGTCCAGGTTGCCCAGCCAGCCGAGCAGGAACGCGTCGTAGTCGCCGGCGGCCTGGCGGTCCAGCCAGGTGGCGAACGCCTCCTGCTCGATGCCGATCTCGACGCCGACCTCGGCCAGCTGCGCCTGGATGACCTGGGCGGCCTGGACCGTCTCGGGGTACTCGTCGGTGACCATGAGAGCCATGGGCTGCGGGCTGCTGGTGCTGTTGGCCCCGATGAGCTCGGCCGCCTGGTCGGGGTCGTGCTCGAACGGGGCGTACTCGTGGAACCAGCGGCTCTGCTCCGGGATCGCCGTCTGGTTCGTGGTGGCCGCGCCGAACCGTGCCGCCTCGGTGACCTCGTCGCGGTCGATGCCGAACGCGACGCCGCGGCGGAAGTCGCGGTTGTCGAACGGCGGCTTCGTCTGGTTCATCGCGAGGTACCAGTAGTCGACGCTCGGCGTGACGCCCAGCTCGACGTCCTCGTCGTCCTGCAGCCCCTCGATGTCCTGCGGCGGCACGTTGTCCGTCCAGTGGACGTCGCCGGAGCGCAGCGCCGTCAG
It encodes the following:
- the rlmN gene encoding 23S rRNA (adenine(2503)-C(2))-methyltransferase RlmN encodes the protein MPRPGELTLVPARRGKPPRHLADLDVDARRQAVAELGEQPFRADQLSRHYFARHVNDPAQMTDVPAAVRDTLAASMLPTLTTAVKHLETDGGTTRKTLWRLFDGALVESVLMRYQGDRPRVTLCVSSQAGCGMSCPFCATGQQGLTRNMSAAEIVEQVVAAERMLADGEIAGGTGRVTNVVFMGMGEPLANYKAVVTAVRRMTDPAPSGLGIGRRGVTVSTVGLVPAIDKLAAENLGVRLALSLHAPDDELRDELVPVNTRWKVGEALDAARAYFEKTGRRVSIEYALIREINDHAWRGDLLGKLLNERGRGWVHVNPIPLNPTPGSKWTASKPEDEAAFVAALEERGVPVTIRDTRGSDIDGACGQLATVGD
- a CDS encoding phosphatidate cytidylyltransferase, producing MTDEAPGNRSRRHGRAGRDLRAATLVGLGLGAVVLSTLFLLEQAFAGFVVIVMVVAVWELATALGGRAIQVPVVPVVLGTVLMLVGAYLGGGSPLLVGLGLTVAAVCAWRLGDPRPGYLRDVSAGIFTSVYVPFLAGFAMLMLRPDDGAWWVFALLVVVVASDTGGLLAGVLAGRHPMAPSVSPKKSWEGFGGSLLLGVGVAVPVAVYAFDAPWWTGVVLGVTGVVGATLGDLGESLIKRDLGIKDMSQLLPGHGGLMDRLDSLLPTAPLVWLVLEYVVTA
- the frr gene encoding ribosome recycling factor — its product is MIDETLLEAEEKMEKAVVVGKDDFATIRTGRAHPSLFNKIVVDYYGAPTPVSQLASFHVADARMITVQPYDKGSLGAIERAIRDSDLGVNPTNDGNILRVVLPALTEERRREYIKLAREKAEGARVSIRSVRRHAKETLDKLARDGEAGEDDVARAEKQLETVTKTYVEQIDDLLKHKEAELLEV
- the pyrH gene encoding UMP kinase, whose amino-acid sequence is MTETDGTAPVPASAAPEAPPEATPTRVLLKLSGEVFGGGAVGVDPEVVKGIAGQIAEVVVKDGVQVAVVVGGGNFFRGAELQHHGMDRARGDYMGMLGTVMNCLALQDFLEHLDVDTRVQTAITMGQVAEPYIPRRAARHLEKGRVVIFGAGAGMPYFTTDTVAAQRALEIGCDRLLMGKNGVDGVYEADPRKDPSARKYRTITYADVLRQRLNVADPAAFSLCMDNQLPIVVFGLGEPNGIARAIRGERIGTLVASNIETVVEA
- the tsf gene encoding translation elongation factor Ts, with protein sequence MPNVTAADVKRLRDATGAGMMDAKKALEAADGDFDQAIEALRIKGAAKAAKRAAERTTANGLVAAEGPAMIVLACETDFVAKNEDFQKLAADIVAAAAQAKPADVDALLGAPLADGRKVGEAVDAAAVVMGEKIEIGAVAVVEGEYATYLHRRAADLPYQVGSYVVYTSDGSDAAQQAARDAAMQVVALKATYATRDEVPADVVENERRIAEATAREEGKPEQALPKIIEGRVNGFFKETVLVDQPSVKESKKSVGAVLAEAGVTVQRIVRLEA
- the rpsB gene encoding 30S ribosomal protein S2, with translation MAVVTMRQLLESGVHFGHQTRRWNPKMKRFIFTERNGIYIIDLQQSLSYIDRAYEFVKETVAHGGTVLFVGTKKQAQEAVREQATRVNMPYVTERWLGGMLTNFQTVNKRLQRLKELEELDFDDVAGSGLTKKELLMRKREKDKLERTLGGVRNMAKVPSAVWIVDTKKEHLAVDEARKLGIPIVAILDTNCDPDEVDFPIPGNDDAIRAVSLLTRVVADSVADGLLGRSGQRGEAADGAELASDEPLAEWEKELLQSQPVAEAPAAEAAPAPEADAAAEAPAAEAPAAEAPAAEAPAVEAPAAEAPAADEPAAEPVADAAAEVQADEPATQQA
- a CDS encoding helix-turn-helix transcriptional regulator, which translates into the protein MPTPRRRESDRAAAASSVAREIYERRLALGLTQQEVADLAGLARSSLQSLESGRASSRLGSLLAVADVLGCTIALIPRSETMGGHAL
- a CDS encoding type II toxin-antitoxin system HipA family toxin — its product is MRPTDLRSVDDAVVYKGGRQAGTLRRDGTDVVFGYLDDYLADTSAPQLAWTIPKAATEVRSSAESVPPFFAGLLPEGVRLRAVVTGTRTSEDDHLTLLLAVGADAVGDVSVVPPGTPFGDSAPALDLDAAGVADLREVFDRIVGADSLSYDQAAIPGVQPKVSAAMISSPLWTTSGPAILKLTPDRDYPRLVENEDFFLRMARACELTTPAHRLIHDRHGRSGLVVLRFDRALDGGTERRLAQEDACQVMGVYPASKYRLRTQDVIAALAGRCESGGGSRQAATVRLLQLVAFSYLIGNGDLHGKNFSIHRPLDGPWEPTPVYDLVSTQPYLSWRDPMALDLYGRANRLNHRHLVDAGERLGVTARAVSRMLARLTARAAGWPVRVGEIGLEPRATELLHDTIVRRIGELTPG